The following proteins are co-located in the Micromonospora coriariae genome:
- the ftsH gene encoding ATP-dependent zinc metalloprotease FtsH, protein MERTRFFRRPVVWIILVILGAVVLSQLFTAGPSYHRVDTSVALDQLHTAKINKVVFQDKEQTLQLDLAQKTKFGETTTNKIEAQFPYQVGDQVWNEVLDAKANNRVTGPADAKVSSDSIWVSLLVNLLPIALLVLLLLFFMSQMQGGGSRVLNFGKSKAKMITKDTPKTTFADVAGAEEAVEELYEIKDFLQSPAKYQALGAKIPKGVLLFGPPGTGKTLLARAVAGEAGVPFYSISGSDFVEMFVGVGASRVRDLFEQAKTNAPAIVFVDEIDAVGRHRGAGMGGGHDEREQTLNQLLVEMDGFDTKGGVILIAATNRPDILDPALLRPGRFDRQIPVDAPDMEGRKAILRVHAKGKPFTPDVDLDAVARRTPGFSGADLANVINESALLTARKEQRAISNDSLEESIDRVIAGPQRRTRVMSDQEKKITAYHEGGHALVAWALPHAAPVHKVTILSRGRSLGHTLVLPTEDKYTQTRAEMIDTLAYALGGRAAEELVFHEPTTGAGNDIEKATQLARAMITQYGMSSKLGAIKYGTSGDEPFLGRNMGHERDYSDSVAAEIDGEMRALVELAHDEAWEILVEYRDVLDNIVLELMEKETLSTADMARICARVVKRPPLAPYNGFGKRQPSTEPPVLTPAEKDKLKAQAEADGAQASVGGASSNNSDGTH, encoded by the coding sequence ATGGAACGTACGCGTTTCTTCCGCCGACCGGTGGTCTGGATCATCCTGGTCATCCTCGGCGCCGTTGTGCTCAGTCAGCTGTTCACCGCTGGTCCCAGCTACCACCGCGTGGACACTTCCGTTGCGCTCGACCAGCTCCACACCGCCAAGATCAATAAGGTCGTCTTCCAGGACAAGGAGCAGACGCTCCAGCTGGACCTGGCCCAGAAGACGAAGTTCGGCGAGACCACCACCAACAAGATCGAGGCCCAGTTCCCGTACCAGGTTGGGGACCAGGTCTGGAACGAGGTGCTGGATGCCAAGGCAAACAACCGGGTCACCGGCCCGGCCGACGCCAAGGTCTCGTCGGACAGCATCTGGGTGAGCCTGCTGGTCAACCTGCTGCCGATCGCGCTGCTCGTGCTCCTGCTGCTGTTCTTCATGTCGCAGATGCAGGGCGGCGGCTCCCGGGTGCTCAACTTCGGCAAGTCCAAGGCGAAGATGATCACCAAGGACACTCCGAAGACGACCTTCGCGGACGTCGCGGGTGCCGAGGAGGCCGTCGAGGAGCTGTACGAGATCAAGGACTTCCTGCAGAGCCCGGCGAAGTACCAGGCCCTGGGCGCCAAGATCCCGAAGGGCGTGCTGCTGTTCGGCCCGCCCGGCACCGGCAAGACCCTGCTGGCCCGCGCGGTCGCCGGCGAGGCCGGGGTGCCGTTCTACTCGATCTCCGGCTCCGACTTTGTCGAGATGTTCGTCGGTGTCGGCGCCAGCCGGGTCCGTGACCTGTTCGAGCAGGCCAAGACGAACGCTCCGGCGATCGTCTTCGTCGACGAGATCGACGCCGTCGGCCGGCACCGTGGCGCCGGCATGGGTGGCGGTCACGACGAACGCGAGCAGACGCTCAACCAGTTGCTCGTCGAGATGGACGGCTTCGACACCAAGGGCGGCGTGATCCTGATCGCGGCCACCAACCGGCCGGACATCCTCGACCCGGCGCTGCTGCGCCCGGGCCGGTTCGACCGGCAGATCCCGGTGGACGCCCCCGACATGGAGGGCCGCAAGGCCATCCTGCGGGTGCACGCCAAGGGCAAGCCGTTCACCCCCGACGTCGACCTCGACGCCGTGGCCCGGCGTACCCCTGGCTTCAGCGGCGCCGACCTGGCCAACGTGATCAACGAGTCGGCCCTGCTCACCGCCCGCAAGGAACAGCGGGCGATCAGCAACGACTCGCTCGAAGAGTCGATCGACCGGGTGATCGCCGGTCCGCAGCGGCGGACCCGGGTCATGAGCGACCAGGAAAAGAAGATCACCGCGTACCACGAGGGTGGGCACGCGCTGGTCGCCTGGGCGCTGCCGCACGCCGCGCCGGTGCACAAGGTGACGATCCTGTCCCGCGGCCGCTCGCTGGGCCACACCCTGGTGCTGCCCACCGAGGACAAGTACACCCAGACCCGCGCCGAGATGATCGACACCCTGGCGTACGCGCTGGGCGGTCGGGCCGCCGAGGAGCTGGTCTTCCACGAGCCGACCACCGGCGCCGGGAACGACATCGAGAAGGCCACCCAACTGGCCCGCGCGATGATCACCCAGTACGGCATGAGCTCCAAGCTCGGTGCGATCAAGTACGGCACCAGCGGCGACGAGCCGTTCCTCGGCCGCAACATGGGCCACGAGCGGGACTACTCGGACTCGGTGGCCGCCGAGATCGACGGCGAGATGCGGGCGTTGGTCGAGCTGGCGCACGACGAGGCCTGGGAGATCCTGGTGGAGTACCGGGACGTCCTGGACAACATCGTGCTCGAGCTGATGGAGAAGGAGACCCTCTCCACCGCCGACATGGCCCGGATCTGCGCGCGCGTGGTCAAGCGCCCGCCGCTGGCACCGTACAACGGTTTCGGCAAGCGCCAGCCGTCCACCGAGCCGCCCGTGCTCACCCCGGCCGAGAAGGACAAGCTGAAGGCGCAGGCCGAGGCCGACGGCGCGCAGGCGTCGGTCGGCGGTGCCTCGTCCAACAACTCGGACGGCACGCACTGA
- a CDS encoding M23 family metallopeptidase, producing the protein MNAGSRVLRRPVRVGVIATVLTGVLLLLCCAGGTAAFFLSGLGGDAEDGDSLAGWGCGPIRPVDIAGELPRFTEYGDAQIRNAAIIIKVGQDLGVPSRGWVIALATAMQESALRNLANSGVPASLALPHEGVGADHDSLGLFQQRPGWGSVTERMTPAYTARKFYEKLVKVRSWQRRPLTVVAQQVQVSAYPDAYAKHEELASQVVDALAGGAARTIEINGKAVCNAAERGQIAASGWTAPIPGEVGSGFRTSSRPSHNGVDIGTAKGTEIRAAAAGRVLVARCDPDDRGRKDCDVDGHPGKGGCGWFVDLLHAGGYITRYCHMVVRPRVSPDQIVPAGEVIGQVGSSGNSSGPHLHFEVHLRNDRTSRGAIDPIPFMRERGAPLRSAE; encoded by the coding sequence TCGGTGTGATCGCCACAGTGCTCACCGGGGTGCTGCTCCTGCTCTGCTGCGCCGGGGGGACGGCGGCGTTCTTTCTCAGTGGACTCGGCGGCGATGCGGAGGACGGGGACAGCCTCGCCGGGTGGGGCTGCGGCCCAATCCGCCCGGTGGACATCGCCGGCGAGCTGCCGCGGTTCACCGAGTACGGCGATGCGCAGATCCGCAACGCCGCCATCATCATCAAGGTCGGCCAGGACCTGGGGGTGCCGTCACGGGGCTGGGTGATCGCCCTGGCCACCGCGATGCAGGAGTCCGCACTGCGCAACCTGGCGAACAGTGGCGTTCCGGCGTCACTGGCCCTGCCGCATGAGGGCGTCGGCGCCGACCACGACTCGCTGGGCCTGTTCCAACAGCGGCCGGGATGGGGCAGCGTCACCGAGCGGATGACCCCCGCATACACCGCCCGCAAGTTCTACGAGAAGCTGGTCAAGGTGCGGAGCTGGCAGCGCCGGCCGCTGACGGTGGTGGCGCAGCAGGTCCAGGTCAGCGCCTATCCGGACGCCTACGCCAAGCACGAGGAGCTGGCCAGCCAGGTCGTCGACGCGCTGGCCGGCGGCGCGGCGCGCACGATCGAGATCAACGGCAAGGCGGTGTGCAACGCGGCCGAGCGCGGCCAGATCGCCGCCTCCGGCTGGACCGCTCCGATCCCGGGCGAGGTCGGCTCCGGCTTCCGCACCAGCAGCCGACCCAGCCACAACGGGGTCGACATCGGGACGGCCAAGGGCACCGAGATACGCGCCGCCGCCGCGGGCCGGGTGCTGGTCGCCCGCTGCGACCCGGACGACCGCGGCCGAAAGGACTGCGACGTGGACGGGCACCCCGGCAAGGGCGGCTGCGGCTGGTTCGTCGACCTGCTGCATGCCGGGGGTTACATCACCCGGTACTGCCACATGGTGGTCCGTCCCCGGGTGTCACCCGATCAGATCGTGCCGGCCGGCGAGGTTATCGGGCAGGTCGGCAGCAGCGGCAACTCGTCCGGCCCGCACCTGCACTTCGAGGTCCACCTGCGCAACGACCGCACCAGCCGTGGCGCCATCGATCCGATACCGTTCATGCGCGAGCGGGGCGCCCCGCTGCGTAGCGCGGAGTGA
- the folE gene encoding GTP cyclohydrolase I FolE, with amino-acid sequence MAVSATEPDGDDGLDYVAARLISGKLTGRPVEDAIDLGRIEKAVREILIAVGEDPDRDGLQQTPARVARAYAELFAGLRVDPAQVLSTTFEANHEELVIVRDIDVMSLCEHHLLPFRGSAHIGYIPGPDGRITGLSKLARLVEVFARRPQVQERLTSQVADLLMSKLSPRGVVVVLECEHMCMAMRGIQKSGAKTITSAVRGILQTDSKSRAEAMALIMPR; translated from the coding sequence CTGGCCGTCTCCGCGACCGAGCCCGACGGCGACGACGGGCTGGACTACGTGGCCGCGCGGCTGATCAGCGGCAAGCTGACCGGCCGCCCGGTCGAGGACGCGATCGACCTGGGCCGGATCGAGAAGGCGGTCCGGGAGATCCTGATCGCGGTCGGCGAGGATCCGGACCGCGACGGGCTCCAGCAGACACCGGCCCGGGTCGCCCGGGCGTACGCCGAGCTCTTCGCCGGCCTGCGGGTCGACCCGGCCCAGGTGCTCAGCACCACCTTCGAGGCCAACCACGAAGAGCTGGTGATCGTCCGGGACATCGACGTCATGAGTCTCTGCGAGCACCACCTGCTGCCGTTCCGCGGCAGTGCCCACATCGGCTACATCCCCGGCCCGGACGGGCGGATCACCGGCCTGTCCAAGCTGGCCCGGCTGGTCGAGGTCTTCGCCCGCCGGCCGCAGGTGCAGGAGCGGCTCACCTCGCAGGTCGCCGACCTGCTGATGAGCAAACTCTCCCCGCGCGGCGTCGTCGTCGTACTCGAGTGCGAGCACATGTGCATGGCGATGCGCGGCATCCAGAAGTCGGGTGCCAAGACCATCACGTCGGCCGTGCGCGGCATCCTGCAGACGGACTCCAAGTCGCGGGCCGAGGCGATGGCGCTGATCATGCCCCGCTGA
- a CDS encoding FtsK/SpoIIIE domain-containing protein — translation MDAVAGPKARTNRAAALHRRAAAVATAAAGILDETRPAPADQRRQYEVADRLRAVAARLAPGWSGAALDSLTVDSPAGDGPPPFVRVGTAAPLDDARFPALVPLVGTGHLSVDTDAREPRVAGLLRAVLLRSLAAAPAGALLVRAVDATGGVLTPFGALADAGLLPPPAVDVAGLRAVLTEAEQWVTPGASGRRRHDRTLLLVVAALPELTGPTDLARIEALAEQGPAAGLHLVVAGWPPAGPYAARGPLPRATPLVLRNAYALLGDPPGTSFASPGADPPGGLNSPVFVEADPPADLVDAVCRRLAAQVEAGSRLALADLLPATGAGLWESDSVDGLTTTVGDAGGRPVPLGFTELTPHWLVSGRSGAGRSAFLTTALLGLAARYGPDELSLYLVDLGDGESFVEFLQTERDRSWIPQVRAAAMAADREYVRDLLDQLTVEVQRRAEAGGRAGGQRFAELRQHRALPRIVCVLDNLPLIFAERDRLAAEVAAQLDGLARAGRAYGVHLVLAGAGELGLSGRADTGHRDSVLGQFPVRVALPGGGPVLEPTNDSAAGLPVGSAVVNTAGGLGGPRGAIRGHERLIRHPDPQDHPEVVDRLRHELWTARPAGSVPPVVFAGYARPLLGNDPRHRAALAGQAHGPAALLGRAVDVARSTVAVPLGPAAGRNLAVLGSGPAAGGLVATAARSTADHHAPGTARFLVAAPDPGSRPLAEALTAELAVRHSATMVDLPTLLADADAELPTYLVVFGLDRPGPRELPVDRLRALLRDGPPSGRHLLGWWRAVPPFAALLEPDGEVDKLAAVAVLDVPAAQLAAVFGRPVEWRARPDRAVLWDGPDERGTVLVPFADEAR, via the coding sequence GTGGACGCGGTGGCCGGTCCGAAGGCACGCACGAACCGCGCCGCAGCTCTGCACCGGCGGGCTGCGGCCGTCGCAACCGCCGCGGCTGGCATTCTCGACGAGACCCGACCGGCCCCTGCCGATCAGCGCCGCCAGTACGAGGTGGCCGACCGGCTGCGGGCGGTGGCCGCGCGGCTGGCCCCGGGATGGTCGGGTGCCGCCCTGGACTCGCTGACCGTGGACTCGCCGGCCGGAGACGGCCCGCCGCCCTTCGTGCGGGTCGGCACCGCGGCGCCGCTGGACGATGCCCGCTTTCCCGCGCTGGTGCCGCTGGTCGGCACCGGGCACCTGAGCGTGGACACCGACGCGCGGGAACCGCGGGTGGCCGGGTTGCTTCGGGCTGTGCTGCTGCGGTCGCTGGCGGCGGCACCGGCGGGTGCCCTGCTGGTGCGCGCGGTGGACGCCACGGGGGGCGTGCTCACCCCGTTCGGGGCGCTGGCTGATGCTGGTTTGTTGCCGCCGCCAGCGGTGGATGTGGCGGGTCTGCGCGCGGTGTTGACCGAGGCGGAGCAGTGGGTCACGCCGGGGGCGAGTGGGCGACGCCGGCATGACCGGACGCTGCTGCTGGTGGTCGCCGCGCTGCCGGAGCTGACCGGGCCGACCGACCTGGCACGGATCGAGGCGTTGGCCGAGCAGGGGCCGGCGGCCGGGCTGCACCTGGTGGTGGCCGGCTGGCCGCCCGCCGGCCCGTACGCGGCCCGGGGGCCACTGCCGCGCGCCACCCCGCTGGTGCTTCGCAACGCGTACGCGCTGCTCGGTGATCCGCCGGGGACGTCCTTCGCCAGCCCCGGCGCCGATCCGCCGGGCGGGTTGAACTCGCCGGTCTTCGTGGAGGCGGACCCGCCGGCCGATCTGGTCGACGCGGTCTGCCGGCGGCTCGCCGCGCAGGTGGAGGCGGGTTCCCGGTTGGCCCTGGCAGATCTGCTGCCGGCGACGGGTGCGGGGCTGTGGGAGTCGGATTCGGTGGACGGGTTGACCACCACGGTCGGTGACGCCGGGGGCCGCCCGGTCCCGCTGGGCTTCACCGAGCTGACCCCGCACTGGCTGGTCAGTGGCCGGTCCGGTGCGGGTCGCTCGGCGTTCCTGACCACGGCGCTGCTCGGCCTCGCCGCCCGGTACGGCCCGGACGAGCTGTCGCTCTACCTGGTGGATCTGGGCGACGGCGAGTCCTTCGTGGAGTTCCTCCAGACCGAGCGGGACCGGTCCTGGATTCCGCAGGTGCGGGCGGCGGCGATGGCCGCCGATCGGGAGTACGTCCGCGACCTGCTGGATCAGTTGACGGTCGAGGTGCAGCGCCGGGCCGAGGCCGGCGGGCGCGCCGGTGGGCAACGCTTCGCGGAGCTGCGCCAGCACCGAGCGCTGCCCCGGATCGTGTGCGTACTGGACAATCTGCCGCTGATCTTCGCCGAGCGGGACCGGCTGGCCGCGGAGGTGGCGGCCCAGCTGGACGGGCTGGCCCGCGCCGGCCGGGCGTACGGCGTACACCTGGTGCTGGCCGGCGCGGGCGAGCTGGGCCTCAGCGGCCGGGCGGACACCGGGCACCGGGATTCGGTGCTCGGCCAGTTCCCGGTGCGGGTGGCGCTGCCGGGCGGCGGTCCGGTGCTGGAACCGACAAACGACTCGGCCGCCGGCCTGCCGGTGGGCAGCGCGGTGGTGAACACCGCAGGCGGGCTCGGCGGCCCCCGGGGCGCTATCCGAGGTCACGAACGGTTGATCCGCCACCCCGATCCGCAGGACCACCCGGAGGTGGTGGATCGGCTGCGGCACGAGCTGTGGACGGCACGGCCGGCCGGGTCGGTGCCGCCGGTGGTGTTCGCCGGGTACGCCCGTCCGTTGCTCGGCAACGACCCGCGACACCGGGCGGCCTTGGCCGGCCAGGCGCACGGGCCTGCGGCTCTGCTCGGCAGGGCGGTGGACGTGGCCCGCTCGACGGTCGCCGTACCGCTCGGGCCGGCGGCGGGGCGCAACCTCGCGGTGCTGGGATCCGGCCCGGCTGCGGGCGGGCTGGTGGCGACGGCGGCGCGGAGCACGGCGGACCACCACGCACCGGGTACCGCCCGGTTCCTGGTGGCAGCTCCGGACCCGGGTTCCCGGCCACTGGCCGAGGCGTTGACTGCCGAGCTGGCCGTCCGCCATTCGGCGACCATGGTGGACCTGCCGACGCTGCTCGCGGACGCGGACGCCGAGCTGCCGACCTACCTGGTCGTCTTCGGCCTGGACCGGCCGGGCCCCCGCGAGCTGCCGGTGGACCGGCTGCGCGCGCTGCTGCGGGACGGGCCGCCGTCGGGCCGGCATCTGCTGGGCTGGTGGCGGGCCGTGCCGCCGTTCGCCGCGTTGCTGGAGCCGGACGGCGAGGTGGACAAGCTCGCGGCCGTGGCTGTGCTCGACGTGCCGGCGGCGCAGCTCGCCGCGGTCTTCGGTCGGCCGGTGGAGTGGCGGGCCCGTCCCGACCGGGCGGTGCTCTGGGACGGGCCGGACGAGCGGGGCACGGTCCTGGTGCCGTTCGCCGACGAGGCCAGGTGA